The following proteins are co-located in the Shouchella hunanensis genome:
- a CDS encoding SIS domain-containing protein: MSYMKQFYQSIEQILTRISQEQESTLEQAATLMEEAVENGRSLYIFGASHAGIVAEDAFYRAGGLALFNPLFSPALMLNVEPITLTSKLERLEGFGQIILDSKPVQQGDVVFIHSVSGRNPVAIDLAIEAKARGMNVISLTNLTYSMGVTSRHSSGKRLFEVSDLVIDNYGEPGDAAVSIQSLSQKVAPTSTISGSFVIHSIVLKFIEKLEAKGKEIPIFRSANIDGGDSYNEQMMTNYKNQIHYM, translated from the coding sequence ATGTCTTATATGAAACAGTTTTACCAATCGATTGAGCAAATCCTTACACGGATTTCACAAGAACAAGAATCCACTCTTGAACAAGCAGCAACACTTATGGAGGAGGCAGTCGAAAATGGTCGCTCTCTCTATATCTTTGGCGCTTCCCACGCAGGCATTGTGGCTGAAGATGCGTTTTACCGCGCAGGAGGGCTTGCACTCTTTAACCCGCTCTTCAGTCCTGCATTAATGCTAAATGTCGAACCCATTACACTTACTTCTAAATTGGAACGACTTGAAGGGTTTGGGCAAATTATTCTTGATTCAAAGCCTGTTCAACAAGGCGATGTTGTCTTTATTCATTCTGTATCCGGTCGAAACCCTGTGGCAATTGATCTAGCTATAGAAGCGAAAGCACGGGGAATGAACGTTATTTCGTTGACGAACCTCACCTATTCAATGGGCGTTACTTCTCGTCACTCTTCTGGGAAACGGTTATTTGAAGTGAGTGATCTTGTGATTGATAATTATGGAGAACCTGGAGATGCAGCAGTCTCCATTCAGTCTCTCTCACAGAAAGTGGCTCCAACTTCGACGATTTCTGGAAGCTTTGTTATTCATTCCATCGTACTCAAATTTATTGAGAAGCTTGAAGCGAAGGGAAAAGAGATCCCCATTTTCCGCAGCGCAAACATCGATGGTGGAGATAGCTATAACGAACAGATGATGACAAACTATAAAAACCAAATTCACTATATGTAA
- a CDS encoding BglG family transcription antiterminator, with amino-acid sequence MLTSRQKTILLKLLESDHFVTIEFLAKWLNISSRTIRYDLDAIDTSLEPIQVTTTRMPGKGVRLRVGDDKRPYLFELIEGKQESTDKHTQRLMMSLFVTIKGTFTIQELADQFFLSRSSVHKYLVDVEEWLDNFDLQLVKQAWKGLQVIGTERSLRFACYQMLGDKRADLDRIEDWLDVNEREMELMKTWLSLVQTERGVHYSESSIDVFSLFLFWWKRQIAAKSYVFVPKEHRHKRHFHLGVIGSFIKDHVEDERSVLHESAFLDDLFDQAKVVSYQKGTSHFKKNSRESQFCEHLLSQLSTVLHTNFLADEKLTNDLTHHIKAAFMRMSQGVEIENPYTEEIKVRYRAIYEMVFQLTYNMGIHLLASEVAYITMHISAAYERSKSRDFLPTVMVVCSSGLAASSILTTKLEQIEPGFHIIHVVRTQDLEQVLQETSPDFILTTQEISIPHWHQTKRFHVSPLLSDQDKRLIQHEAHKIVNRKQLASFNEVYGNASLVEPSLFDEKIHTIKTRDWRDAIAHASEPLLAAGYIEQSYIQEMIMSVERNGTYMVFLPKVAFVHASPEYVKKEGISLTILENEIEFGDLNPEQVTMIIVLAMKEAHNQDFIQLFHYLENETSRTQLLQKWIGRKDAT; translated from the coding sequence ATGTTGACCTCTAGACAAAAAACGATTTTGCTTAAATTACTTGAAAGCGATCACTTTGTCACTATTGAATTCTTAGCCAAATGGTTAAATATTAGTAGTCGAACCATTCGCTATGACTTAGATGCGATCGATACCAGCTTAGAACCCATTCAGGTGACAACGACAAGAATGCCTGGAAAAGGCGTTCGATTAAGGGTTGGGGACGACAAACGCCCTTACCTGTTCGAGCTTATTGAAGGAAAGCAAGAAAGTACAGACAAGCATACTCAAAGACTAATGATGAGTCTGTTCGTCACAATTAAAGGAACGTTTACAATTCAAGAGCTTGCCGATCAATTCTTTTTAAGTCGCTCAAGTGTCCACAAATACTTGGTTGATGTGGAAGAATGGCTTGACAACTTTGATTTGCAACTTGTCAAACAAGCATGGAAAGGATTACAAGTCATTGGTACTGAACGAAGCTTGCGATTTGCATGTTACCAGATGCTCGGTGATAAACGAGCCGATTTGGATCGAATTGAGGACTGGTTAGATGTAAATGAACGTGAGATGGAGCTCATGAAAACGTGGCTTTCGCTTGTGCAAACAGAGCGAGGTGTACATTATAGTGAATCCTCCATCGATGTCTTCTCGCTTTTCTTATTTTGGTGGAAAAGACAAATCGCCGCCAAAAGCTATGTATTTGTACCAAAAGAACACCGGCATAAGCGCCATTTTCATTTAGGTGTGATTGGCTCGTTTATTAAAGATCATGTAGAAGACGAGCGTTCCGTTTTACACGAATCCGCCTTCCTTGACGATTTATTTGACCAAGCTAAAGTCGTCTCGTATCAAAAAGGAACGTCGCATTTCAAAAAAAACAGCCGAGAGAGTCAGTTCTGCGAGCATTTATTGTCTCAACTATCGACCGTTCTGCATACAAACTTTCTTGCAGATGAAAAACTAACGAATGATTTAACACACCACATCAAAGCTGCATTTATGCGAATGTCACAAGGTGTGGAAATTGAAAATCCCTATACCGAAGAAATTAAAGTTCGGTATCGCGCCATTTATGAAATGGTTTTTCAATTAACGTACAATATGGGGATTCATCTATTAGCAAGCGAAGTCGCCTATATTACGATGCACATTAGCGCCGCTTACGAGCGTAGCAAAAGCCGTGACTTTTTACCAACCGTTATGGTCGTCTGTTCATCTGGACTTGCAGCATCGTCCATCTTAACAACAAAGCTAGAGCAAATTGAACCTGGATTTCACATTATTCATGTTGTCCGTACTCAAGATCTTGAGCAGGTACTCCAAGAAACGAGTCCTGATTTTATCTTGACGACTCAGGAAATTTCAATTCCACACTGGCATCAGACGAAACGTTTTCATGTCAGTCCATTACTCAGTGATCAAGATAAGCGATTGATTCAACACGAGGCCCATAAAATTGTGAATCGAAAACAATTAGCTTCTTTCAATGAAGTCTACGGGAACGCATCATTAGTGGAACCCTCTTTGTTTGATGAAAAAATACACACGATTAAGACAAGAGATTGGCGAGATGCAATAGCACATGCGTCCGAACCACTTCTCGCAGCAGGCTATATTGAACAAAGCTATATTCAAGAAATGATTATGTCTGTAGAACGAAATGGAACCTATATGGTTTTCCTTCCGAAAGTGGCTTTTGTTCATGCAAGCCCCGAGTATGTAAAAAAAGAAGGCATTAGTTTAACAATACTAGAAAACGAGATTGAATTTGGAGACCTTAATCCTGAACAAGTCACGATGATTATCGTCCTAGCTATGAAGGAAGCGCATAACCAAGATTTTATACAGCTCTTTCACTATCTAGAAAATGAAACATCTCGCACACAGCTGTTACAAAAATGGATTGGAAGAAAGGACGCGACATGA
- a CDS encoding PTS sugar transporter subunit IIA: MTTWIRKEHVAVNVKASNWEEAIRASGSLLLETGAITQEYIAQMIHSVKENGPYIVIGPGIAMAHARPSKAVHEDAISLAILDEAVSFGSEQNDPVDLVFSFSATGTEAHLKLIEQLSSVLINEEKVEQLRHAQTKEDIFNLM, translated from the coding sequence ATGACTACATGGATACGAAAAGAACATGTTGCCGTTAACGTAAAAGCAAGCAACTGGGAAGAAGCCATTCGAGCGTCTGGGTCTTTGCTTTTAGAAACAGGCGCCATTACGCAAGAGTATATTGCTCAAATGATTCATTCTGTAAAAGAAAATGGCCCCTACATTGTAATCGGTCCTGGTATTGCAATGGCACATGCTAGGCCAAGTAAAGCTGTACATGAAGATGCGATATCACTGGCAATACTTGACGAGGCTGTATCATTTGGAAGCGAACAAAACGACCCTGTTGATCTTGTGTTCTCGTTTTCTGCAACTGGAACAGAAGCACATTTGAAGCTTATTGAACAGCTTTCAAGCGTACTCATTAACGAAGAAAAAGTCGAACAACTGCGCCATGCTCAAACAAAAGAAGACATTTTTAACTTAATGTAA
- a CDS encoding Ig-like domain-containing protein has product MILTGEGLVGSTVYALVNGQIIGSSEVSAIRALGIIIDNNGTFSIELDEPLPAGTIIEFYQIDEDGQQSESSYARVLPISDDGDADADADADADADADADADADADADADADADADADADADADADADADADADADADADADADADADADADADADADADADADADADADADADADADADADADADADADKDRDYERIDNRYGGDSGKGYDGSGDKLPKTATHAWAYGAAGVVALLSGLFARVFGRNRKNG; this is encoded by the coding sequence TTGATACTAACTGGTGAAGGGCTCGTTGGATCAACTGTCTACGCACTTGTTAACGGTCAAATTATTGGTTCAAGTGAAGTGTCAGCAATCAGAGCACTTGGAATTATTATTGACAATAACGGTACGTTCTCAATTGAACTGGATGAGCCGTTACCAGCTGGAACAATTATTGAATTTTATCAAATTGATGAAGATGGTCAGCAAAGTGAATCTTCTTATGCAAGGGTTTTACCAATTAGCGACGATGGTGATGCTGACGCTGACGCCGATGCTGACGCCGATGCGGATGCCGATGCGGATGCTGACGCTGATGCGGATGCCGACGCGGATGCTGACGCTGATGCGGATGCTGACGCTGATGCGGATGCCGACGCTGATGCTGACGCCGATGCTGACGCCGATGCGGATGCTGACGCTGATGCGGATGCGGATGCCGATGCGGATGCCGATGCGGATGCTGACGCTGATGCCGACGCTGACGCTGACGCTGATGCGGATGCCGACGCTGATGCTGACGCTGATGCGGATGCCGACGCTGATGCGGATGCTGATGCGGATGCCGATGCTGACAAAGATAGAGACTATGAGCGAATTGATAATCGTTATGGAGGGGACTCTGGCAAAGGCTATGATGGCAGTGGCGATAAGCTGCCGAAAACAGCTACCCATGCTTGGGCTTATGGAGCTGCTGGAGTTGTTGCACTTCTTTCAGGTCTATTTGCAAGAGTGTTCGGTCGAAATAGGAAGAATGGATAA
- a CDS encoding DUF554 domain-containing protein: protein MIGTFVNVATILIGSFIGTTLKKGLSDRFHTILLQGMGLAVIGLGIGALTTNLPNSTYPVLFIISMALGGIIGEWIRFEERFRSALSFILRGQANEGVTTAILLFCVGTLSIVGPIEAALNGQYTYLYSNAILDGFTSIVLAATFGFSIAFSAFVLLLWQGSIYFLASFASLFFTPELLTEISIIGGLLILSTGLNILGISSFKTLNLVPALLIPILFFALKMGMVY, encoded by the coding sequence ATGATTGGTACGTTTGTAAATGTAGCAACGATTCTTATTGGTAGTTTCATTGGAACTACGTTAAAGAAGGGGTTATCTGATCGATTTCACACGATTCTTCTTCAAGGGATGGGGCTCGCCGTAATTGGCCTTGGCATCGGTGCCCTTACGACGAATTTACCAAACAGCACATACCCTGTCTTGTTTATTATTAGTATGGCACTTGGTGGCATTATCGGGGAGTGGATTCGCTTTGAAGAACGGTTTCGAAGCGCCTTATCTTTTATACTTAGAGGACAAGCAAATGAAGGGGTAACGACTGCTATTCTCCTTTTCTGTGTCGGTACACTATCCATTGTTGGCCCAATAGAAGCTGCTTTAAATGGTCAATATACGTATCTATATTCTAATGCGATACTCGACGGCTTTACCTCCATTGTACTTGCAGCGACGTTCGGATTTAGCATTGCTTTTTCTGCTTTTGTTTTGCTTCTTTGGCAAGGAAGTATTTACTTTTTAGCTAGTTTTGCATCCCTATTCTTCACACCTGAATTACTTACAGAGATTTCAATTATTGGTGGGCTGCTAATACTTAGCACAGGACTAAACATTCTCGGCATTTCTTCCTTTAAAACGTTGAATTTAGTACCAGCTTTACTAATTCCCATTCTTTTTTTCGCCCTAAAAATGGGTATGGTCTACTAG
- the abc-f gene encoding ribosomal protection-like ABC-F family protein, giving the protein MEQLVVELSGVHVTHGDQLILEIDRLPIYQFDRIGIVGENGSGKSTLLNVLEGRVQSNRGHIHRHIHFAYFAQKEAYEKEKVEGEWISRLEVPNRSQADMSGGEQTRLKLAQLFSTYQEGMLLDEPTTHLDEKGVDFLVEELRHYYGALVIVSHDRYVLDQLVTTIWELKDGQVKEYSGNYSAYEAQKRMEQKVQQEQHERIKTEKKRLLAAAEEKKKKARHLTSGNRSMSKKETKATANRMFMTKSKGTSEKSIQRAAKALEQRAQQLPEVDAVESERPIVFHQPAYLQIHNKVPIFANQLTVKKQDRVLIEDARFQFPLGKTIAITGKNGSGKTTLLQSIVNRNEGITVSPNVRFGSYQQFNFQRKEKISILESMKQNSEQEEGQIRSALAAMGFVGNDVKKNVSDLSGGESIRLQLCHLFLGAWNVLVLDEPTTFLDVQSIKALEKCIKAYKGTVILVSHDRTFLQEVADVLYTIENRKLLKGDGKNESSRNHTIS; this is encoded by the coding sequence ATGGAACAATTAGTAGTAGAACTTAGCGGTGTCCATGTAACGCATGGAGATCAACTTATTTTGGAAATAGATCGCTTGCCTATCTACCAATTTGATCGAATTGGCATTGTTGGGGAAAATGGAAGCGGAAAAAGTACGCTTTTAAACGTGCTAGAGGGGCGCGTTCAGTCAAATAGAGGTCATATTCATCGGCATATTCACTTTGCTTATTTCGCTCAAAAAGAAGCCTATGAAAAAGAAAAAGTGGAGGGTGAATGGATTAGTAGGCTTGAGGTTCCCAATCGTAGTCAAGCAGACATGAGTGGAGGTGAACAAACACGTCTCAAATTAGCACAGCTGTTTAGTACCTATCAAGAGGGCATGCTATTAGATGAACCAACAACTCACCTCGATGAAAAGGGAGTAGATTTTCTCGTTGAAGAACTTCGCCATTATTATGGGGCGCTTGTGATCGTTAGTCACGATCGGTATGTATTAGATCAGCTCGTGACGACGATTTGGGAGTTGAAAGACGGTCAAGTAAAAGAGTACAGTGGGAATTATTCTGCTTATGAAGCGCAAAAAAGGATGGAACAAAAGGTTCAACAAGAGCAGCATGAACGGATAAAAACGGAAAAAAAGCGGCTCTTAGCTGCCGCTGAAGAGAAAAAGAAAAAAGCCAGACATCTAACGAGTGGGAATCGGTCGATGTCAAAGAAAGAAACAAAAGCGACAGCGAATCGCATGTTTATGACAAAATCAAAAGGAACAAGTGAAAAGTCTATTCAACGCGCAGCGAAGGCACTCGAACAACGTGCTCAGCAACTCCCAGAAGTAGATGCCGTCGAGAGTGAAAGGCCGATTGTGTTTCACCAGCCAGCGTATTTACAAATCCACAATAAAGTGCCGATCTTTGCCAATCAATTAACCGTAAAAAAACAAGACCGTGTGTTAATAGAAGACGCCCGCTTTCAATTTCCTTTAGGTAAAACCATTGCAATTACAGGCAAGAATGGCTCAGGAAAAACGACGTTGCTACAATCGATCGTAAATCGAAATGAAGGGATAACGGTTTCACCGAATGTTCGGTTTGGCTCTTATCAGCAATTTAATTTTCAACGGAAAGAAAAGATATCTATTTTAGAGTCGATGAAGCAGAATAGCGAACAGGAAGAGGGACAGATTCGCTCTGCATTAGCTGCAATGGGCTTTGTTGGGAACGATGTGAAGAAAAATGTGAGTGACTTGAGTGGAGGGGAGTCTATCCGACTACAGCTTTGCCATCTTTTCTTAGGTGCATGGAATGTTCTTGTATTAGATGAGCCAACAACTTTTCTTGATGTACAGAGCATTAAAGCATTAGAGAAGTGTATAAAAGCATACAAAGGAACGGTTATTCTTGTTAGTCATGATCGAACGTTTCTACAAGAAGTAGCGGACGTTCTCTATACAATTGAAAATCGCAAACTACTAAAGGGAGATGGAAAGAATGAATCCAGCAGAAATCATACAATTAGCTAG
- a CDS encoding class D sortase codes for MLVWFGYDHYQTKSMQNQSLAEAQERLFVDLGNDHLLDPSNLTMTNKDEPQQRSFLSPSSEQARESFQSIDINQGESFAILEIESLNRQLPIVEGTNPEELQRGVGHYRDSVLPGGNEQILLSGHRDTVFRDFGQLEIGDLFIMHMEYGSFRYKIEETDIVDADDRTVIREMGEEVLVVTTCYPFDFINHAPERFVIYAYPID; via the coding sequence TTGCTGGTTTGGTTTGGGTATGATCACTATCAGACGAAGTCTATGCAAAATCAATCATTGGCAGAAGCTCAAGAGCGACTATTTGTTGATTTGGGAAATGATCATTTATTAGATCCATCGAACTTGACGATGACAAATAAAGATGAACCACAGCAGCGATCATTTCTCTCGCCAAGTAGCGAGCAAGCAAGGGAGTCCTTCCAATCGATAGACATCAATCAAGGTGAGTCTTTCGCTATTTTAGAGATTGAGTCTTTAAATCGACAGCTTCCTATTGTAGAAGGGACGAATCCAGAAGAGTTGCAGCGTGGGGTTGGTCATTATCGTGATTCTGTTTTACCAGGTGGCAATGAACAAATACTTTTATCTGGGCACAGAGATACGGTCTTTCGCGATTTCGGTCAATTAGAGATAGGTGATCTATTTATTATGCATATGGAATATGGTTCATTCCGGTATAAAATCGAGGAAACTGATATCGTAGATGCCGATGATCGAACGGTCATTCGGGAGATGGGTGAAGAAGTATTGGTAGTTACAACATGCTACCCCTTTGACTTCATCAACCACGCCCCGGAACGATTCGTTATCTATGCTTATCCTATTGATTAA
- a CDS encoding PTS sugar transporter subunit IIB: MAKVKIMTVCGFGLGSSMVLKMNLDGVLKDLGIQADVFTGDVGSAQSTPADYIFTSKELGEKLQKTVNKPVIIINSFVNKAEIKEKVEAELQA; the protein is encoded by the coding sequence ATGGCTAAAGTAAAAATTATGACAGTATGTGGTTTCGGGCTCGGATCTTCTATGGTTTTGAAAATGAACTTAGATGGGGTATTAAAAGACCTCGGCATTCAAGCGGATGTATTTACAGGTGATGTTGGCTCTGCCCAAAGCACTCCAGCAGATTATATTTTCACAAGTAAAGAATTAGGCGAAAAACTGCAGAAAACAGTCAATAAGCCAGTTATTATTATCAATAGCTTTGTTAACAAAGCAGAAATCAAAGAAAAAGTTGAGGCGGAACTTCAGGCATAA
- a CDS encoding PTS ascorbate transporter subunit IIC, whose translation MQTVMDFLIEVIREPAIFLGLIALTGLLLLRKDFSSVVSGTAKTVIGVVILTQGTNILMNSIAPLTEGFNVMYNIDNPEVAPALGADTILSQYGTQIGLAMLIAFLINLVVARFTPIKHVFLTGHMLFWFPFIFVAVGIENDLSNTQLVLFASILTALYIIIAPALLRPFVRKVTQSDDFIIGHPTTILSLIAGMVGKLFGTKGKSSEDIKFPSSTEFLREISITSSIVMFFVYIVVSMIIGFDTASTAFGVEQNLIIYSVMQGILFGAGLTVLLLGVRMMLAEIIPAFQGISQKWIPNAVPALDAPILFPYAPNAVLIGFVVSMVTSVATIFITGSMGVFSFVIVPLTITCFFEIGTAAIIANGQGGLRGAIAGSAVAGVVMILLVGLSVPILSGTAADWIVIFGGNDFSLWSFLGDLIARLFPGG comes from the coding sequence ATGCAAACAGTAATGGATTTTCTTATTGAAGTTATTCGTGAACCAGCTATCTTCTTAGGTCTCATCGCTCTCACAGGTCTGCTGCTGCTTCGAAAAGATTTTTCTTCAGTTGTTTCAGGTACTGCGAAAACAGTCATTGGCGTTGTTATTCTTACTCAAGGTACGAATATTTTAATGAACTCCATTGCACCATTAACAGAAGGCTTTAACGTCATGTACAACATTGATAATCCGGAGGTTGCACCTGCTCTAGGTGCCGATACCATTCTGAGTCAATATGGTACACAAATTGGTCTTGCCATGTTAATTGCCTTTCTTATTAATTTAGTCGTTGCACGCTTTACACCTATTAAGCACGTTTTCTTAACAGGGCATATGCTGTTTTGGTTCCCTTTTATCTTTGTTGCAGTCGGTATTGAAAACGATTTATCAAATACGCAACTCGTTCTTTTTGCTTCTATTTTAACAGCTCTTTATATTATTATTGCTCCAGCATTGTTACGACCTTTCGTTCGAAAAGTAACCCAGTCAGATGATTTTATTATTGGGCATCCAACAACCATACTTTCTTTAATTGCAGGGATGGTTGGGAAACTTTTTGGGACAAAAGGAAAATCGTCTGAAGATATTAAATTTCCGAGTTCAACGGAATTTCTTCGTGAAATCAGCATCACCTCTTCCATTGTGATGTTCTTTGTTTACATTGTGGTTAGCATGATTATTGGTTTTGATACGGCTTCAACAGCTTTTGGTGTAGAACAAAACTTGATCATTTATAGCGTCATGCAAGGGATTCTTTTCGGGGCTGGGTTAACCGTTCTATTGCTTGGTGTAAGAATGATGCTTGCTGAAATCATTCCAGCCTTTCAAGGGATTTCACAAAAATGGATACCAAATGCTGTACCAGCACTAGACGCACCTATTTTATTCCCTTATGCACCTAATGCTGTCTTAATTGGATTTGTTGTTTCGATGGTTACATCGGTTGCAACCATTTTTATTACAGGTAGTATGGGGGTCTTCTCTTTTGTTATCGTTCCTTTAACGATTACGTGTTTCTTTGAAATTGGAACTGCCGCCATTATTGCCAACGGACAAGGTGGATTAAGAGGTGCCATTGCTGGTTCTGCTGTAGCTGGTGTTGTTATGATCTTGCTTGTCGGTCTGTCTGTCCCTATTTTGAGTGGAACAGCCGCAGATTGGATTGTCATTTTCGGTGGAAACGACTTTTCACTCTGGAGTTTCTTAGGTGATCTGATTGCACGTCTTTTTCCAGGAGGATAA
- a CDS encoding Rrf2 family transcriptional regulator: protein MQLTIFTDTSLRTLMYLGIKENEIITLNEISSVYDVSINHLKKIAWELNKSGYIDSVNGRNGGYKLAQAPEYIQIGNIIRKYENLELVTCMKKDGFCALEPACKLKRALQEALDAYLNVLDQYTLSDLLTNQDELVEALFSDYRTKTFQH from the coding sequence ATGCAATTGACCATTTTCACCGATACATCTTTACGTACGCTCATGTACCTAGGGATAAAAGAGAATGAAATTATTACATTAAATGAGATTTCTAGCGTCTATGACGTCTCTATTAATCATCTTAAAAAAATTGCGTGGGAATTAAACAAGTCAGGCTATATTGATTCGGTAAACGGAAGAAACGGTGGGTATAAACTAGCGCAAGCTCCGGAGTATATACAAATCGGAAACATCATTCGAAAATATGAAAACTTGGAGCTTGTTACGTGCATGAAAAAAGACGGTTTTTGCGCTTTAGAACCCGCCTGTAAATTAAAACGAGCGCTTCAAGAAGCGCTCGATGCCTACCTGAATGTGCTTGATCAATACACGCTTTCTGATTTGTTAACAAATCAAGATGAGCTAGTAGAAGCGTTATTCAGCGACTATAGGACAAAGACCTTTCAACATTAA
- a CDS encoding macrolide 2'-phosphotransferase yields MNPAEIIQLARRYQLQLEENSIKVNESGLDFRVAHAKDSTGEKWILRIPCREDSLKHGKKEQAALMILNKQVSFQVPQWTIFSKELIAYKELNGTPAATIDMEKQAYVWTFDETKVPYSYLQSLGKVMADLHNVPSDQMALTGVDILNGVSLQSHMEKRMNNVKNHFDIHPKLWARWQAWLENDTIWPTFSGVKHGDLHPGHILLNKELEVTGIIDWTEVSVGDVSDDFAAHYQLFGEEGLDQLLVTYEQGGGRVWQGMKQHIIELRAASPVLVAEFALSSGLNDMVEMAKTMLSSDG; encoded by the coding sequence ATGAATCCAGCAGAAATCATACAATTAGCTAGACGTTATCAATTACAACTAGAAGAGAACTCAATAAAAGTGAACGAATCTGGGCTTGATTTTCGTGTAGCGCACGCAAAGGACTCGACAGGTGAAAAGTGGATTTTACGCATTCCTTGTAGGGAGGACTCTTTAAAACATGGTAAAAAAGAACAAGCCGCTTTAATGATTCTTAACAAACAAGTAAGCTTTCAAGTGCCTCAGTGGACTATTTTTTCAAAAGAATTGATTGCCTATAAAGAGCTAAATGGTACGCCAGCAGCGACGATTGATATGGAAAAGCAAGCGTACGTATGGACCTTTGATGAAACAAAAGTGCCCTATTCCTATCTTCAATCTTTAGGTAAGGTGATGGCGGATCTACACAATGTTCCAAGCGATCAAATGGCGCTAACAGGTGTTGACATACTAAATGGAGTATCACTTCAATCTCATATGGAAAAACGAATGAACAATGTAAAAAACCATTTTGATATTCACCCAAAACTGTGGGCGCGCTGGCAAGCGTGGCTAGAAAATGATACGATTTGGCCGACTTTTTCAGGTGTGAAGCATGGAGATTTGCATCCGGGACACATTTTGCTAAACAAGGAATTAGAAGTGACCGGTATAATCGACTGGACGGAAGTATCTGTTGGCGACGTGTCCGATGATTTCGCTGCCCATTATCAACTCTTTGGAGAAGAAGGGTTGGATCAATTACTTGTCACGTATGAGCAGGGAGGCGGACGTGTGTGGCAAGGGATGAAACAGCATATTATTGAACTTCGTGCTGCGTCGCCGGTGCTTGTCGCTGAATTTGCGTTGTCATCAGGCTTAAACGATATGGTGGAAATGGCGAAAACGATGCTTTCATCTGATGGATGA